A genomic window from Deinococcus ruber includes:
- the mazE gene encoding type II toxin-antitoxin system MazE family antitoxin produces MTTFRGTVKNGQLVFPPEVAEQLGLHEGDAVEIAQAVLTLDHAPSTDDENPFLAWIGVLPPLSEGLDAVRFSRELRDPDDTAS; encoded by the coding sequence ATGACGACCTTTCGCGGCACAGTCAAAAACGGTCAACTGGTGTTTCCGCCAGAAGTGGCCGAGCAGCTCGGCCTGCACGAAGGCGACGCCGTAGAGATCGCGCAGGCAGTCCTGACCTTGGACCACGCTCCCAGTACGGACGACGAGAATCCGTTTCTGGCCTGGATCGGCGTGCTGCCACCTTTGTCAGAAGGCCTGGACGCTGTGCGCTTCAGCCGCGAGCTGCGCGACCCGGACGATACGGCCTCTTGA